The following nucleotide sequence is from Elusimicrobiales bacterium.
TTCGGCCCCAAGGAAACGGCCTCGCCCGCCTCGCTGTCGGCATGGTGGAAGGATAAGCTGGGCGCGGATTCGGATTTTGTCAAACGCTCGTTTCGGACATACAATGCCTGCTCGCCGGAATTCCTGGCAGAGAGCGAAAAACATGAAAGCTAAAATCAAAGTCGGCTATCTGGCGCGGGTGGAGGGGGAAGGCTCGCTTTCGGTTGACATCTCCGGCGGGAAGGTTACAAACGCCAGCTTTTCCATATTTGAGCCGCCGCGGCTCTTTGAAGCCTTCCTGCGCGGACGGCATTACGGCGAGACGCCCGACATCACCGCGCGCATCTGCGGCATTTGCCCGATAGCCTATCAGATGAGCGCGGTGCACGCCGTTGAAAAAATCCTCGGCGTGAAAATTGAGGGGCAGCTGCGCGAGCTGCGCCGGCTGATTTACTGCGGCGAATGGCTGGAAAGCCACCTGCTGCATATCTATTTCCTGCACCTGCCGGATTTTCTGGGCTGCCAGGACGCCATTGAACTGGGCCGGAAAAACCCCGCGCTGGTAAAATCCGCGCTGCGCATGAAAAAAGCGGGCAACGCGATAGTCTCGCTTTTGGGCGGGCGGGAAATTCATCCGGTGAACGTAAAAGTCTGCGGGTTCTACCGCGTCCCGGAAAAAGCGGAGCTGGAAACGCTCGCGGACGAGCTTAAACACGGCAGGGACGCCGCGCTTAAAGCGATAAAGATTCTGGCGAAGCTGGATTTTCCCGACGTGGAGCGCGATTACGAATTTGTTTCGCTTTACCACCCGAAGGAATATCCGTTCAACGAGGGGACGGTGGCAGACAATGCGGGCCTCAATATCCCCGTTGAGCAGTTTGAGGATAATTTCCGGGAAGTCCACCGGCCCAATTCCACGGCGTATTATTCCGTCTCAAAACGCACGGGCGGCGGTTATCTGACCGGGCCGCTGGCGCGGTTTAATCTCAACTACGGCA
It contains:
- a CDS encoding Ni/Fe hydrogenase subunit alpha, whose protein sequence is MKAKIKVGYLARVEGEGSLSVDISGGKVTNASFSIFEPPRLFEAFLRGRHYGETPDITARICGICPIAYQMSAVHAVEKILGVKIEGQLRELRRLIYCGEWLESHLLHIYFLHLPDFLGCQDAIELGRKNPALVKSALRMKKAGNAIVSLLGGREIHPVNVKVCGFYRVPEKAELETLADELKHGRDAALKAIKILAKLDFPDVERDYEFVSLYHPKEYPFNEGTVADNAGLNIPVEQFEDNFREVHRPNSTAYYSVSKRTGGGYLTGPLARFNLNYGTLSPLAKEAAKAAGIKPGCKNQFKSILARAVEVVYAFDEALRIIAQYERPPKPAVDIAAPKAGTGCALTEAPRGSLYHRYSIDARGKITFAKIVPPTAQNQHVMEDDLKATAQRYINLPRKKLTWKCEQAIRNYDPCISCSVHFIKLKINRRP